The Carassius carassius chromosome 16, fCarCar2.1, whole genome shotgun sequence genome window below encodes:
- the LOC132159934 gene encoding secretory carrier-associated membrane protein 4-like: MTDRANNFPPLPKFFRIKPCFYQNVAEEIPQPHQQLVRRVYSLWMLYCITLCVNVVACIAWWAGGGGAINFGFALLWLLVFSPCSYTCWFRPLYKAFRADSSFNFMAFFFIFFLQCVLAFIQSLGISGWGACGWIATVMFFGTNVVSAIFMLICTLLFTIDTVLMVFILIKVHRLYRGGGGSFQQAQEEWSTGVWKSAPVRQAGFNAISETGPSLPQYPAAVPNYPESGPW, from the exons ATCGAGCAAACAACTTCCCCCCTCTGCCAAAGTTTTTCCGCATAAAGCCATGTTTTTACCAGAACGTGGCTGAGGAAATTCCACAACCCCACCAGCAGCTTGTGCGTCGTGTTTACAGTCTTTGGATGT TGTACTGTATCACACTGTGTGTCAATGTGGTGGCCTGCATTGCTTGGTGGGCCGGTGGGGGTGGAGCGATCAACTTTGGGTTTGCGCTCCTCTGGCTGCTGGTTTTCAGCCCATGTAGCTACACCTGCTGGTTCAGGCCACTCTATAAAGCATTTCG GGCTGATAGTTCCTTCAACTTCATGGCATtcttcttcattttctttttgcAATGTGTTCTTGCCTTCATCCAGAGTCTTGGAATATCAGGTTGGGGTGCTTG TGGTTGGATTGCCACAGTGATGTTTTTCGGCACAAATGTAGTCTCGGCTATATTCATGCTCATCTGTACTCTGCTCTTTACCATAGATACAGTTCTAATGGTGTTCATTCTTATCAAG GTTCATCGACTGTATCGCGGTGGAGGAGGCAGTTTTCAGCAGGCACAGGAAGAATGGAGCACGGGCGTGTGGAAAAGCGCCCCTGTGAGGCAAGCTGGATTCAACGCCATCTCTGAAACCGGCCCCAGCCTGCCCCAGTATCCAGCCGCAGTGCCCAATTACCCAGAGAGCGGGCCCTGGTGA